One Mangrovimonas cancribranchiae DNA segment encodes these proteins:
- the hutH gene encoding histidine ammonia-lyase: protein MNNTHYISSNPIDLKTIYNIVSEHKLIELSEESINKISTCRAYLNDKLKSQKTPIYGINTGFGSLYNVKISEDKLTELQENLMMSHACGTGDRVPSEVVKLMLLLKIQSLSYGHSGVQLDTVKRLVDFYNNDVLPIVYTKGSLGASGDLAPLAHLALPLIGRGEVMFEGKEYNASDVLNKFNWKPIKLQSKEGLALLNGTQFMSAYGIKSLIEAYRLSYFADLIGSMSLDAFDGRIEPFNELVHLVRPHNGQLKTAERVREFLSDSELIVQEKQHVQDPYSFRCMPQVHGATKDTLSFVEKTFITEINSVTDNPNIFVNEDEIISGGNFHGQPLALAFDYLKVAMAELGNISERRTFQLVSGLRDLPVFLVDNPGLNSGFMIPQYTAASIVSANKQLATPASIDSIVSSNGQEDHVSMGANAAVQALELLNNLKQILAIELFNASQAIKFRAPKKSSSLIESLLLVYRETVAFVSDDRELYKDIQSSVNFIEHLAIDTEEVFN from the coding sequence ATGAATAATACACACTATATATCATCCAATCCAATTGATTTAAAAACAATTTATAATATTGTTTCTGAACATAAATTAATAGAACTATCAGAAGAATCCATAAATAAAATTTCTACTTGCAGAGCTTATTTAAACGACAAGTTAAAATCTCAAAAAACACCTATTTATGGTATTAATACTGGATTTGGATCGTTATATAATGTGAAAATTTCTGAAGATAAATTAACCGAGCTTCAAGAAAACCTTATGATGTCGCATGCTTGTGGTACGGGAGATCGTGTTCCAAGTGAGGTTGTTAAGTTAATGTTGTTACTTAAAATACAGTCGTTAAGTTACGGCCATAGTGGCGTACAGTTAGATACGGTGAAACGCTTAGTAGATTTTTACAACAACGATGTACTTCCAATTGTTTACACTAAAGGATCGTTAGGTGCTTCGGGAGATTTAGCACCTTTAGCACATTTGGCATTACCTTTAATAGGTCGAGGAGAAGTCATGTTTGAAGGCAAGGAATACAATGCCTCAGATGTTTTAAATAAGTTTAATTGGAAGCCTATAAAATTACAATCTAAAGAAGGTTTAGCCTTATTAAATGGTACGCAATTTATGAGTGCCTATGGTATTAAATCTTTAATAGAAGCCTACAGATTATCTTACTTTGCAGATTTAATAGGAAGTATGTCTTTAGATGCTTTTGATGGCAGAATAGAACCATTTAACGAATTGGTGCATTTGGTTAGACCGCATAATGGACAATTAAAAACTGCTGAAAGAGTGCGTGAATTTTTAAGTGATAGTGAGTTAATTGTTCAAGAAAAGCAGCATGTGCAAGATCCTTATTCTTTTAGATGTATGCCACAAGTTCATGGCGCAACAAAAGATACGTTAAGTTTTGTAGAAAAAACATTTATAACAGAGATAAACTCGGTTACAGATAACCCAAATATTTTTGTAAACGAAGATGAAATTATTTCTGGCGGAAACTTCCATGGGCAACCTTTAGCTTTAGCTTTCGATTATTTAAAAGTAGCTATGGCTGAACTAGGAAATATTTCAGAGCGAAGAACATTTCAATTAGTTTCTGGCCTACGCGATTTACCCGTATTTTTAGTAGATAACCCTGGATTAAATTCAGGATTTATGATACCGCAATACACAGCTGCTAGTATTGTAAGCGCTAACAAGCAATTGGCAACTCCAGCGTCAATAGACAGTATTGTGTCTAGTAACGGTCAAGAAGATCATGTAAGTATGGGAGCCAATGCAGCTGTTCAAGCTTTAGAGTTGCTTAATAATCTAAAACAAATTTTAGCTATCGAATTATTTAATGCCTCACAAGCTATAAAATTTAGAGCGCCAAAAAAATCTTCATCATTAATAGAGTCGTTATTGTTAGTTTACAGAGAAACTGTTGCATTTGTTTCTGACGATAGAGAGCTTTATAAAGATATACAGTCTAGTGTGAACTTTATTGAGCATTTAGCAATTGATACTGAAGAAGTATTTAATTAG
- a CDS encoding TlpA disulfide reductase family protein: MKRLPLLLLALAAVSCNKVEEKPKDYVSFSGTITNKNSDSLVVRSRAYSKTIAVNPDGTFSDTLKLDTGIYNLFDGAESTNIFLKNGFDISMTIDTKMFDETVKYTGNGAEHSNFLAQKSLKEEDLLNIDELSKLEDSTTLVNELNTIKSELTTFYKSNTKVDSTITENALKNVEPMLKSYQGYLLSKITLRKELPKGSPSPVFENYENHAGGTTSLSDLKGKYVYIDVWATWCGPCKAEIPYLKEVEKKYHDKNIQFVSISIDDARRSGGGSMEKAKEKWYNMVEEKELGGIQLISDKNWQSEFVQNYKINGIPRFILIDPDGNIVSPDAPRPSSDALIELFNELNI, encoded by the coding sequence ATGAAAAGATTACCACTTCTATTGTTAGCTTTAGCTGCAGTTTCTTGCAATAAAGTTGAAGAAAAACCAAAAGACTATGTATCGTTCTCTGGAACAATAACCAATAAAAATTCCGACTCTCTTGTTGTAAGAAGTCGTGCTTATTCTAAAACCATTGCTGTTAACCCAGATGGCACATTTAGCGACACTCTTAAATTAGATACAGGCATTTACAATCTTTTTGATGGCGCAGAAAGCACAAACATCTTCCTAAAAAATGGCTTTGATATTAGCATGACCATCGATACTAAAATGTTTGATGAAACGGTAAAATACACTGGAAATGGCGCCGAACATAGTAACTTCTTAGCTCAAAAAAGCTTAAAAGAAGAAGACCTATTAAATATCGATGAATTAAGTAAACTAGAAGACTCTACTACACTTGTTAACGAACTTAATACCATTAAAAGTGAATTAACTACATTTTACAAATCTAATACTAAAGTAGATTCAACAATTACAGAAAATGCCTTAAAAAATGTTGAACCTATGTTAAAATCGTATCAAGGGTATTTACTTAGTAAAATAACCTTACGAAAAGAACTTCCTAAAGGCAGCCCTTCTCCTGTTTTTGAAAACTACGAAAATCATGCTGGTGGTACCACATCGTTAAGCGACCTAAAAGGAAAATACGTTTATATTGATGTTTGGGCAACTTGGTGCGGTCCTTGTAAAGCTGAAATTCCTTACTTAAAAGAGGTTGAAAAGAAATATCACGATAAAAACATTCAGTTTGTAAGTATTTCTATTGATGATGCTAGACGTTCTGGTGGCGGAAGCATGGAAAAAGCTAAAGAAAAGTGGTATAATATGGTTGAAGAAAAAGAATTAGGTGGCATACAGTTAATTTCTGATAAAAATTGGCAATCAGAGTTTGTTCAAAATTACAAGATTAACGGTATTCCTAGATTTATTTTAATCGATCCTGATGGAAACATTGTATCGCCAGATGCACCAAGACCTTCTAGCGATGCTTTAATTGAGTTATTTAACGAATTAAATATTTAA
- a CDS encoding NAD(P)H-hydrate dehydratase: protein MKILSKEQVYEGDKLTAERQNIASTDLMERAGTQIFNWLHVRMQGAQVPIHVFCGIGNNGGDGLVVARHLVTHGYHVKTYIVNYSDKRSKDFLINYERIKQRTKDWPVLLDEQSELPTIASEDIIVDAVFGIGLNRPAANWVKALFQHFKQSKAFTLAVDIPSGLYTDKVPEDEQGVVWAGHTLSFQSPKLVFFLPDTAKYTIQWEVLDIGIDVQYLYQINTQANLIGKHEVLTWYKPREKFSHKGSFGHALLIGGSYGKIGAVNLASHAALSSGAGLVTAYMPKCGYLLLQSALPEVMVLTDEGENCITNIKFDITPTIIGLGMGMGTHETSLKAFESFLNSNKAPLIIDADGINLLSKNNDLLELLPKQTILTPHPKELERLIGGWKDDFDKLKKVSALSKKYDIIIVIKGANTITVYRENYYVNSTGNPGLATAGTGDVLTGVITGLRAQGYDALIAAIFGVYLHGKSADLQVENYAYQSMLARHVIEGLGLAYLDLFKQPEQPEQEEAQEQQ, encoded by the coding sequence ATGAAAATTTTATCAAAAGAACAAGTTTACGAAGGCGATAAATTAACAGCCGAACGCCAAAATATAGCATCCACCGATTTAATGGAACGGGCAGGAACACAAATTTTTAATTGGTTGCATGTAAGAATGCAAGGAGCGCAAGTTCCTATACATGTGTTTTGTGGTATTGGTAATAATGGAGGAGATGGGTTAGTTGTTGCTAGACATCTTGTAACACATGGTTATCATGTTAAAACCTACATTGTTAATTACAGCGATAAGCGCTCTAAAGACTTTTTAATTAATTATGAGAGGATAAAACAACGCACAAAAGATTGGCCAGTTTTATTAGATGAGCAAAGTGAATTACCAACTATCGCTTCGGAAGATATTATAGTAGATGCCGTTTTTGGAATAGGATTAAATAGACCGGCAGCTAACTGGGTTAAAGCACTTTTTCAACATTTTAAACAATCTAAAGCGTTTACATTGGCTGTAGATATTCCATCAGGATTATATACAGATAAAGTGCCCGAGGATGAACAAGGTGTTGTTTGGGCAGGACATACGTTAAGCTTTCAATCGCCAAAACTGGTTTTCTTTTTGCCAGATACAGCAAAATACACCATTCAGTGGGAAGTCTTAGATATTGGTATAGATGTGCAATACCTTTATCAAATTAATACGCAAGCCAATTTAATAGGAAAACATGAAGTATTAACTTGGTATAAACCTAGAGAGAAATTTTCGCATAAAGGTAGTTTTGGTCATGCTTTACTTATTGGAGGAAGTTATGGGAAAATAGGTGCGGTTAATTTAGCGAGTCACGCAGCGTTATCTTCTGGCGCTGGTTTAGTTACGGCTTATATGCCAAAATGTGGTTACTTACTATTGCAATCTGCACTACCAGAAGTTATGGTGTTAACAGACGAGGGTGAAAATTGTATTACTAATATTAAGTTTGATATAACCCCAACTATCATAGGTTTAGGAATGGGTATGGGAACTCACGAAACGTCATTAAAAGCATTTGAAAGTTTTTTAAACAGTAATAAAGCACCTTTAATTATTGATGCCGACGGTATTAATTTGCTTTCAAAAAATAATGATTTACTAGAGTTATTACCAAAACAAACTATTTTAACACCGCATCCAAAAGAATTGGAACGTTTAATTGGTGGTTGGAAAGATGATTTTGATAAGCTTAAAAAGGTATCGGCACTCTCAAAAAAATACGATATTATTATTGTAATTAAAGGCGCTAATACAATTACGGTTTATCGTGAAAACTACTATGTAAATTCAACAGGAAATCCAGGTTTAGCAACAGCAGGAACTGGCGATGTTTTAACAGGAGTTATAACAGGATTAAGAGCGCAAGGTTACGATGCGCTTATTGCAGCAATTTTTGGCGTGTATTTACATGGGAAGTCGGCCGATTTACAAGTTGAAAATTATGCGTATCAAAGTATGCTTGCAAGACATGTTATTGAAGGTTTAGGATTAGCGTATTTAGATTTATTTAAGCAACCCGAACAGCCTGAACAAGAAGAAGCTCAAGAGCAACAGTAA